The nucleotide sequence GCATTACTTCTAACCCAGCAATTTGTCCGGCTTCTTTAGTAGCTTGGCGTTGTGCATCGTTAAAATATGCAGGAACGGTAATCACCGCTTGCGTAACTGTTTGGCCCAAATAATCTTCAGCAGTTTTCTTCATTTTTTGAAGCGTCATTGCCGATAATTCTTGTGGAGTGTACAAACGTCCGTCCACATCAACGCGCGGGGTATCGTTGTCACCTTTTACTACTTTGTATGCTGTATGCTCTAATTCTTTTTGAACTTCAGAGAATTTTTCACCCATAAAACGTTTAATAGACGCTATGGTTTTTGTAGGGTTTGTTACCGCTTGGCGTTTTGCAGGGTCACCCACTTTAATTTCACCGCCTTCTACAAAAGCAATTACAGACGGTGTTGTTCTTTTACCTTCTGCATTTGGAATAACCACTGCTTCATTACCTTCCATTACAGCAACACAAGAGTTGGTAGTTCCTAAGTCAATTCCAATAATCTTACTCATATCTTTTATATTCTTTATTTTGTACTTTATTTTTTGTGATTCATTCACGCTTTTGTATTAGTCAATTGTTGTGCCTAACTTAAAAAGCATAAAAAAATGTCAGAAAAAGTAGATTTTCTGACATTATTAAACTGTATTAAAGGTTACATTATGACATATTGACACAATTATTACTTAACAATTATCTTATGTGACTTGATAATTTCATCATTTCGATAAAATGAAATAGCATAAACACCTGCTGCAACGTTTATTAAAACCTCATTTTTTTGTTGGGCTACCTTATCTTCAAAGATTTTTCTCCCCGCTTCATCAAATATTTTGTAAGTGGTTCCGAACAAATACCCATCAACTTCAATAATAAATTGACCATTAGAAGGATTTGGATAAATGGCTAAACGTAAATTTGGATTAGTACCAGTACCTGGCTGCTCTATTTCGTCTTCATTAATTTCAGCGTTATTAAACATCGCTACATATTGAGATATTCCCCCCGCATTTCCCATAGGTGCAGGATTCTTTGCTGGGAGAAAAATTTCATATTCTGGTATTTCAGCATCAACATAACTATACATTCCGTATGTTATCAATTTTGAGCTTTTTTGATTCATATACATATGTGTATAAATTCCTTGTAATGTATGAATTTTTTTTACAGAAGTTTCATCAAAACTAATTAAAGCTGATGAATAATTATCATTCAAATTAATTTTTTCTCCATTTGATAAAGCAAATTCTCCCGAACCTCTTAAAGCAGCATATTTTATCCCCTCTTTATAATAGAACTCTCTAATAAAAGCGCTACCGTTATTAGATTTCAAAATTTTAATCCATTCAACTTTTCCATCTAAATTATATTTTCCTATAAAAGGAGTATTTAAATCTCCATTTACTTCTTTATTAGATTGATAATTGATTGGTGAACCTATGATATTTAGATTTTTATTTCCTGTAAAATTTCCTCCTATATAAAGATAATTTTTAGTACTAATTAATAATCCTCGTGGCTCTTCAAAGGAAAGTTTTTGTCCCCAAATATATTTACCATTTCTATCAATTTTTACGATAAAAGCATTAGTATCAAAAATTTCAGGTGCGATTAAGTCCGATGTTACAATATTTTCACCAATACTTGGATCTAAGTCTAATTTTCCTCTAAACGAACCAGTTATATAAACGTTTTCATCTCCATCAATATCAAACGTAAAACACTCTGCATAATCTGTTTCAAAAGTAAAATAATTAAGAATACTGTAGTTTTTAGAATAATTAATATAAAAAACCGTTGAACCTTCCCTAGAAATCTCGTAAACTTTTGAGCGATTTTTTATATCAAAATTAACATTTCCCATAAAACTCCCGCCTATATGAAATGCACCACTATTATCAACAATAAAATTACTTATAGATAAAAAGCCACCACCCATTGAAAAAAAATACATTTTATTAGCATTTTTAAATTTTCCATCCAAATCATACTCTAAAATAACTAAATCTCGATTTCCATCAGGATAAATCTTGTAATTTCCTTTATCAAAATCAGGAGCTATCCCGTTTCTATAAAATTTACCCACAATATATATTTTGTTAAGATATAGTTTAGTTTTCTCAATAGTAAAAAACTCACTTGTTCCAGGATTTTCAATTGGTGTCCCTTTAACCCATAATAAATTCCCCTCTAAATCGTACTTTATTATACCATAACCTTTCGTTGGATTTCCTGTACTTGGATGCTTAAAAATGTATTCTTGATTTTCTTTAAAATCTAAATCTTGATTCTCTCCAAAAGCACCAATGTAATACACACCATTATTGTCATCGAAATGCCAATCTCCGTTTAATGTCTTAGCAGATGCTGTTCCATACCACTCCAAATTAGGTTGCGCAAACAAACCATTAATAAAAAAGCAGTAAATAAAAATTAAAAGTATTTTTTTTATCATAATTTACACATTTAACTGATTAATAAGTGAATAAACTCTTGAAATTTAAGAAATTTATTTTAAAATATCAAGACAAAAAATAATTCACATATAATTTCGTAACTTCGCTTTATTAATTTGTTAAGATTCAATATGGAATATATTTCGGTTTTCGATATGTTAAAAATTGGCGTTGGCCCATCCAGTTCGCATACTCTAGGTCCGTGGAGAGCTGCGGAACGCTTTATTGCAGAATTGAAGCATTTGGATATTTTTGATAAAACAGAACGAATTACCGTTGATTTATATGGATCCTTGTCGTTAACTGGTATTGGTCACGCTACCGATTTGGCCGTGATGCTAGGATTGAGTGGTGCCGATCCTGAATATGTTCCTGTTGAAGCCATTTCAGAAATTATTGATACTATTAAAAACACTCATTTTTTAAACTTGGGTGGTACTCAAAAAATTGCTTTTAATCCAGCCAAACAAATTGTTTTTAATAAAGACTTTTTGCCCTTTCACGCCAATGGATTAACATTTACTGCTTTTTATGAAGATCAAAATCATGAAGCTACTTTTTATTCAATAGGTGGTGGTTTTGTGGTGAAAGAAACAGCCGATACAGACACAACCAATGAAAAATCGAAAATTGATTTTCCGTTTGCTGTGGACAATGCCAATGAACTGCTTGCTTTTTGTGTCAAAGAAAATAAATCAATTTCTGAAATTGTTTATGAAAACGAATTAATGTTGCGCAGCCCCGAAGAAATAGACCGAGAACTAATGCGGATTTGGAACACCATGTTAGAGTGCATTTATATTGGTTGCCATACCGAAGGAACACTTCCAGGCGGATTAAACGTGCGTAGAAGAGCGTATGATACTTATCAAAAATTAAAAGGCGATTTTTCTTATAACACCCCCGAAGAATGGATGCAAACCATTCGCAAAACAAAAGTATATTTTCGTCAAATATTAAAATGGGTGAGCTGTTTTGCTTTGTCGGTAAACGAAGTAAATGCTTCATTAGGCCGCGTGGTTACTGCACCCACAAACGGCAGTGCAGGCGTAATACCTGCTGTTTTAATGTATTACTTAACAATTGAAAACCACAAAGCCGGCGAAAAAGAAATAAAACAGTTTTTAATGGTTGCCGGCGAAATTGGCAGTATCTTTAAAAAAGGAGCTACTATTTCTGCTGCCATGGGTGGTTGTCAGGCCGAAATTGGCGTGTCGAGTGCAATGGCTGCTGCTGCACTTTGCGAATTAATGGGTGGAACACCTCAACAAGTTACCGTTGCTGCCGAGATTGCTATGGAACATCATTTAGGTTTAACCTGCGACCCAATTGGTGGTTTGGTGCAAATTCCGTGTATTGAACGCAACACTATGGGCGCTATTAAAGCAATTAACGCCGCCGAGTTAGCATTAGATACCGATCCTAAAAACGTAAAAGTTCCATTAGATAAAGTAGTGAATACCATGTGGCGAACCGCGCAAGATATGAATAATAAATACAAGGAAACCAGCGAAGGCGGTTTAGCTGTGGCTGTTAATTTGGCAGATTGTTAGTGAAGTTTATTTTGTGAGAAAGATATTTTTAATATTACTTATAACCTGAGTTCGATTAATCAGAACATTGTTAACTGATTTGTTTTTAGTTCATTATATTGTATTGAAGGTTTTTTAGGAAAAAATGAATAAGCAATTAGACCCGAAATAAGGTTTGTAAGAAAGTTTCCAATAGATCTATGTCTTGAATGTTCAATTTGACACATATTTTTCAATTCATCGTTAACTGTTTCAATAACAGAACGTTTTCTCAATAGTATTTTGTCAGACAAGGTCATTAAACAGTTTTTCATATTGTTTTTAAGTTGTGTGATTAGATGAACACCATCAACAAATAATATGTCTGCAATTTTTTTAGAGATATACCCTTTATCTGCAAAGAGTTTTCCGAAAATCCCTTTGAGAAATCCTTCATTTTTAAGAGGTTCACGGTCATCTACATTGGCTTGTGTAATAGTAAAGCTTAGAATTTCACCCTTTTCATTGATAATTAAGTGAAGCTTGAACCCATAGAACCACCCCATAGTGGACTTGCCTACGGTAGCTATATCTTTGAACACTTTATTGTTTTTGATTGTTTTTTTTACAAACCCTTACTGGAGTGGAATCAACAAATGAAATACCTGTACAATTGCCCATACAGCAGGTTTTTAAAACATTGTGAGCGGAAGTATGTTGGATTGCATAAGCTCTGTAAATCTATTGTAAGACACTGTTTTAGGAAACTCAGCTTGCATATGTTTTTGAATATAGAAAATGTAAAAGTGCTTAAAGCATCTGAAACCGCTCAAATGAAAAAGAATCATAATACTTATTATTTCACTGGGTGACATCATTGGGGGTCTTTTAGATTTGTTTCCAATACTGTTTTTTTCAAGAAAAGGAAAAAATTGCTGGCAAAATTCATCAACAAGACAAAAAATTTCTGTAATTTTATCGAAATTAACCATAAGAAATAGTTGTTTAAATATTTAACAATCAGATAATTAAATATACAACTATTTCTTTTTTTATACAATATATTTATCCTAAATAATAATCGAACTCAGGTTTATAGTCTTCTTTTCATGTAAAAATGAAAACACGGAAGCGGTAACAGTATCTGAAAACATAAACAGCATAAAACTTTCTGAAATTAAAGATACGATTCTTCGTAATTATATTGAGAATGAAATCAAAGATTTTATAGAACCCAAGATTTCTATATGTGAAGATTGTAAGCCAAAAATGTTTAAAAATGATACAATTTTCGGTATTACAGGATTCAACAAAGAAATGATTTATTATAATAAGTTTTTAAAAGTAAGTAATTATTCAATTAACTCGTACTTAATAACTTATAAAGAAAAAGATTTCAACAATGAAATTAAAGGTCGAAAAATAGAAATATTTCATTGGACGTTTTATGACCAAGTTTCTAAAACCAAATTTTTAAATCATATTGAATTTTACAATAGGTCTCTTGGAAAATATAAAGAAGAATCAGAAGTTATTATCTATAAAAACGAAATTTTTCAAAATCAATACCATAGGTTTTAAATAAATTATGAAAAAAGTCTTATTCTTTTTACTGATGAATTGTTTGGTTTATGGGCAACAAAGAAAATACATATCAACTCCCACTGTTGCATACAACGACGAAAAACAATCAAAAGCTGTGGGCATTTTTCTGCGTGGTGCATCAATAGATTCGTATGAATTTCTGGAAGATAAATATGTTTATAAAGTTTACACACCACACACCGAAACCATTTACATTACCAACACCTATCAGGTAAAAGATCATTTAAACGCAAAAGACGATTATGAACCATCACCTGCAATTATTATAGAAAACGATGGTTATTACGGATCGCCCCATTTGTTCACAACGGTTGCAAGCCTTAAAATTCGGGAGCTGCCCAATAGTGCTGCTCCTGTGGTAGGTACACTTTTAAACGGAACGGTGGTTCCTATTTCCTTTTATCCGTATAATCCAGAAGCTTGGATTCCGGTTCAGATTGATAACAAAAAGGGATATATTCCAGTGAAATATGTGGGCCAACGACCAGATTTATCCGTTTTAAAAAATCAATACAAAAAAGCTGAAACTTTAGAAGAGCAAAAAAAATTTGCCGAACGCATTTTAGAACTCGGTTGGAACAGTAATCCCGATGAAAACGAAGACGCTTTACGTTTGTATGCCGAATTTGCATCAAAAAATAATCAAAAAGATGTTGCCGAAATTTGTTCACTGCAAGCCGATGCTTTAAAACACAGACCTCGAGCATCTTTTACACTTCCTTCGCAATTAATCGAAGAAAAAAAGTTTGGCTTTGCTCTTAACAACCTTTTAGAACCCAAAAATGGTTTTCAAAAAGATTTTTTAGTAGCACAATTAGGTAAATTTACCACTAAAACTGAAGCTTACGATGATTGCACATTGACCGAACATGAATATTTGGTTTATTTCGGCATTTGTGAAACCATTGCACACCGCACGAATAAAACCTTTCATTTGCGAGGAGTAACTGCCCAGCAAGGCATTGGCTTTAAAATTAAAAATACTTTTTTAGACAGCACTACTACCGAAGTTGAATTTTTAAAAACCGCTGTCGGCTTGATTTCTTTTATAAATGCTGAAAATCAATCGTATTACATTTCAAACGATGACTATATGATATATGAATTTCAGTTTAAAAACGGAAAATTGTTTAAGATTGTAGCATCTTATTATTGCTAATAAAAAACACTGCATTTGCAAAAGACACGCTCTTTTGGCTTGTTTTATTCAGAATAGTATCTTTTTCTTAAACTTTTTATCTAATTTTACCGCTCACAAACAACAATAATTTCAGTATGTCTGTTGCAAAAAAAGATTACAAAATAGTGACTACCAAGTCGCTTTTTGATATGAAAAAAAACGGAGAAAAAATCTCTATGCTTACTGCTTACGATTACACCATGGCAAAAATTGTAGATTCTGCGGGGGTTGACGTGATTTTGGTAGGCGACTCTGCCAGCAATGTTATGGCAGGACACGAAACCACTTTACCCATTACATTGGATCAAATGATTTATCATGCTTCATGTGTAGTTCGCGGTGTGCAACGCGCATTGGTAGTGGTTGATTTACCTTTTGGATCCTATCAGTCGGACTCTAAAAAGGCATTAGAATCTGCCATTCGCGTAATGAAAGAAAGCGGTGCCCATGCTTTGAAATTAGAAGGTGGTAAAGAAATTAAAGAAGGTATCAAAAAGATTTTAGGCGCTGGTGTTCCGGTTATGGGACATTTGGGTTTAACGCCTCAGTCTATTTACAAATTTGGAACATATACCGTTCGAGCAAAAGAAGAAGCAGAAGCCGAAAAATTGATAGAAGATGCCAAAATGCTCGAAAAAATTGGTTGTTTTGCAATTGTTTTAGAGAAAATTCCGGCAGCATTGGCAGAGAAAGTTGCCCAAGAAGTTTCGATTCCTATTATCGGAATTGGCGCAGGAAGTGGTGTTGACGGTCAGGTTTTAGTGGTGCATGATATGATTGGTATGACACATGAATTCAGTCCTAAATTTTTAAGACGCTATATGAATTTGTACGAAGACATGACAAAAGCCATCGGACAGTATGTTGATGATGTGAAATCGAAAGATTTTCCAAATTCATCAGAGCAATATTAACAAATTAAACCACAGATACATTGTTTTTTTCTTCATTTTAAAGATGCTTTTTAAGGATTAATCTGCAAAAAACATTGTGTCTAATCAAATAAAAAATCAACATATCATCTGTGCATCTCTAGAAATAACCTACATGCCACTCGAATGAAAATCTATTCAACAAAAGAAAATTTACAGGTTTTATACGAAGACAACCATATCATTGTGGTGAATAAGCGTGTTGGCGATATTGTTCAAGGCGATACAACCGGCGATAAACCATTGAGCGATGTGGTTAAAGAATATTTAAAAGAAAAATACAACAAACCCGGAGCTGTTTATTTAGGCGTGGTTCACAGGTTAGACCGACCCACAACAGGCATTGTTTTGTTTGCAAAAACATCTAAAGCTTTAACCCGATTGAACGATTTGTTTAAAAACCGCGAAACCCAGAAAACCTATTGGGCTGTGGTTAAAAAGCAACCGCCAAAAGATAGTGATACGTTGATTCACTATTTAACTAGAAACCCAAAAAACAACACCTCCAAAGCACACACCAAAGAAGTAAAAGACAGCAAAAAAGCAATTTTAGACTATAAAATCATTCACAAATTAAATGCTTATTTTGCGCTAGAAATTGATTTGCATACAGGAAGGCATCATCAAATTCGTTGTCAATTGAGCGCTATTGGTTGCCCAATTAAAGGCGATTTAAAATATGGTTTTGATAGAAGCAATCCAAACGGTGGTATTCATTTGCACGCACGCCAATTAGTGTTAAGACATCCGGTTAGCAAAGAAGAATTAAAAATTATAGCACCCGTTCCAGATGATATTATTTGGAAAAACGTAGAAAAATAGTAATTTAGATAAAAATTTAGAAGTTTTAAGATATGAAATGGGAAAGAAAAAAAGCAGAAGGGTTTGAAGACCGCAGAGGAATGTCGGGCGGTGGAAAAGCGGTTGTAGGTGGTGGAATCATTGGTATTGTAGCATTGTTGCTTACCATGTTTGGTGGCG is from Paenimyroides aestuarii and encodes:
- a CDS encoding T9SS type A sorting domain-containing protein; translation: MIKKILLIFIYCFFINGLFAQPNLEWYGTASAKTLNGDWHFDDNNGVYYIGAFGENQDLDFKENQEYIFKHPSTGNPTKGYGIIKYDLEGNLLWVKGTPIENPGTSEFFTIEKTKLYLNKIYIVGKFYRNGIAPDFDKGNYKIYPDGNRDLVILEYDLDGKFKNANKMYFFSMGGGFLSISNFIVDNSGAFHIGGSFMGNVNFDIKNRSKVYEISREGSTVFYINYSKNYSILNYFTFETDYAECFTFDIDGDENVYITGSFRGKLDLDPSIGENIVTSDLIAPEIFDTNAFIVKIDRNGKYIWGQKLSFEEPRGLLISTKNYLYIGGNFTGNKNLNIIGSPINYQSNKEVNGDLNTPFIGKYNLDGKVEWIKILKSNNGSAFIREFYYKEGIKYAALRGSGEFALSNGEKINLNDNYSSALISFDETSVKKIHTLQGIYTHMYMNQKSSKLITYGMYSYVDAEIPEYEIFLPAKNPAPMGNAGGISQYVAMFNNAEINEDEIEQPGTGTNPNLRLAIYPNPSNGQFIIEVDGYLFGTTYKIFDEAGRKIFEDKVAQQKNEVLINVAAGVYAISFYRNDEIIKSHKIIVK
- a CDS encoding SH3 domain-containing protein codes for the protein MKKVLFFLLMNCLVYGQQRKYISTPTVAYNDEKQSKAVGIFLRGASIDSYEFLEDKYVYKVYTPHTETIYITNTYQVKDHLNAKDDYEPSPAIIIENDGYYGSPHLFTTVASLKIRELPNSAAPVVGTLLNGTVVPISFYPYNPEAWIPVQIDNKKGYIPVKYVGQRPDLSVLKNQYKKAETLEEQKKFAERILELGWNSNPDENEDALRLYAEFASKNNQKDVAEICSLQADALKHRPRASFTLPSQLIEEKKFGFALNNLLEPKNGFQKDFLVAQLGKFTTKTEAYDDCTLTEHEYLVYFGICETIAHRTNKTFHLRGVTAQQGIGFKIKNTFLDSTTTEVEFLKTAVGLISFINAENQSYYISNDDYMIYEFQFKNGKLFKIVASYYC
- a CDS encoding L-serine ammonia-lyase produces the protein MEYISVFDMLKIGVGPSSSHTLGPWRAAERFIAELKHLDIFDKTERITVDLYGSLSLTGIGHATDLAVMLGLSGADPEYVPVEAISEIIDTIKNTHFLNLGGTQKIAFNPAKQIVFNKDFLPFHANGLTFTAFYEDQNHEATFYSIGGGFVVKETADTDTTNEKSKIDFPFAVDNANELLAFCVKENKSISEIVYENELMLRSPEEIDRELMRIWNTMLECIYIGCHTEGTLPGGLNVRRRAYDTYQKLKGDFSYNTPEEWMQTIRKTKVYFRQILKWVSCFALSVNEVNASLGRVVTAPTNGSAGVIPAVLMYYLTIENHKAGEKEIKQFLMVAGEIGSIFKKGATISAAMGGCQAEIGVSSAMAAAALCELMGGTPQQVTVAAEIAMEHHLGLTCDPIGGLVQIPCIERNTMGAIKAINAAELALDTDPKNVKVPLDKVVNTMWRTAQDMNNKYKETSEGGLAVAVNLADC
- the panB gene encoding 3-methyl-2-oxobutanoate hydroxymethyltransferase, with the translated sequence MSVAKKDYKIVTTKSLFDMKKNGEKISMLTAYDYTMAKIVDSAGVDVILVGDSASNVMAGHETTLPITLDQMIYHASCVVRGVQRALVVVDLPFGSYQSDSKKALESAIRVMKESGAHALKLEGGKEIKEGIKKILGAGVPVMGHLGLTPQSIYKFGTYTVRAKEEAEAEKLIEDAKMLEKIGCFAIVLEKIPAALAEKVAQEVSIPIIGIGAGSGVDGQVLVVHDMIGMTHEFSPKFLRRYMNLYEDMTKAIGQYVDDVKSKDFPNSSEQY
- a CDS encoding RluA family pseudouridine synthase, with amino-acid sequence MKIYSTKENLQVLYEDNHIIVVNKRVGDIVQGDTTGDKPLSDVVKEYLKEKYNKPGAVYLGVVHRLDRPTTGIVLFAKTSKALTRLNDLFKNRETQKTYWAVVKKQPPKDSDTLIHYLTRNPKNNTSKAHTKEVKDSKKAILDYKIIHKLNAYFALEIDLHTGRHHQIRCQLSAIGCPIKGDLKYGFDRSNPNGGIHLHARQLVLRHPVSKEELKIIAPVPDDIIWKNVEK